The following proteins are co-located in the Oncorhynchus gorbuscha isolate QuinsamMale2020 ecotype Even-year linkage group LG22, OgorEven_v1.0, whole genome shotgun sequence genome:
- the LOC124009155 gene encoding serine/arginine repetitive matrix protein 2-like yields the protein MEVEEATKSEEVQVEEATKSEEVQVDVAGSEEKSDEALSNGSHTTPKRGRGRPPKNRLVSESDQALSNGSSRTSKRERGRPKRSVTEKGRGRPSGALSNSSTTTPKKDQPKGSTSRLGASCITPKRGRAKGSVFTKPKMLKVIGKPSPGQPSEVVDPTPKKCGRPFKVKSKRGRPKKILTPEEEEERKKLESQPRVLKPLGRPRIHPRNDPPVTEPRGRGRPCKSEDKRGAHLRKPPNPNPPIYDGPPRKRGRPPSAANKDKIEAEQDEANSEPPVKRSCNSNEKSEEGFPPVEEDSETGKVN from the coding sequence ATGGAGGTGGAAGAGGCAACCAAGTCTGAAGAAGTGCAGGTGGAAGAGGCAACCAAGTCTGAAGAAGTGCAGGTGGATGTGGCTGGCAGCGAAGAGAAGTCAGATGAAGCTTTGTCTAATGGTAGCCACACAACCCCTAAGAGAGGCAGGGGTAGGCCCCCCAAAAACCGACTCGTCTCTGAATCAGATCAAGCCTTATCCAACGGTAGCTCCAGAACATCTAAGAGGGAACGGGGTAGGCCCAAAAGATCAGTCACCGAGAAGGGAAGAGGTAGGCCAAGTGGAGCCTTGTCTAATAGTAGCACCACAACACCTAAAAAAGATCAGCCAAAAGGATCAACCTCCAGGTTAGGTGCTAGCTGCATAACACCTAAGAGGGGAAGGGCCAAAGGATCCGTGTTCACAAAACCCAAGATGCTGAAGGTTATAGGCAAGCCGTCGCCAGGCCAACCCAGTGAAGTGGTTGACCCCACCCCTAAGAAGTGTGGCCGGCCCTTTAAAGTTAAATCAAAAAGGGGTAGGCCAAAGAAGATCCTAACACccgaggaagaagaggagagaaagaaactgGAAAGTCAGCCAAGAGTGTTGAAGCCACTTGGAAGGCCACGCATCCATCCCCGCAATGACCCACCAGTCACTGAGCCTAGAGGAAGAGGCCGCCCATGCAAGTCTGAGGACAAAAGGGGTGCTCACTTGCGGAAACCCCCCAATCCCAACCCCCCCATCTATGATGGTCCCCCACGGAAAAGGGGCCGTCCCCCTAGTGCAGCAAACAAAGATAAGATCGAGGCAGAGCAAGATGAGGCCAACAGTGAACCTCCAGTCAAACGATCCTGCAACTCCAACGAAAAAAGCGAGGAAGGATTTCCTCCAGTCGAAGAGGACAGTGAAACGGGAAAGGTGAACTGA